CTTgtgttttaaaatcctgaaaatATACTCTCTAAACCTATGTGTACAAGATGATGATGCTACCAGTATATTGGTGATAAGTAATTTAGAAATGAATCTTCACTGACCCCACTGGCTGAGGCATTCCCACATATAGAATCCAGGATTATTATTGCCCTTAAAGACTATTTGGTCTTGAAGATCTCAAATTACACTGATCATCAGTATTTCTGGTTACTTTTAAAAGTACAGATATCTGGTTCCTCACTTCAGACTCAATAACTTAGACTATCTGGGATATTATATCATAATGTGCATTTTTATCAAGGTTACTCACATGATTTTGATATTCATTTATCCAGACTGGAAATCTTTTTATCTAGTTGAACTAGAGGCAGACACTGtaccaacagaaaaaaaaaattgcccacCTCTGCCATATTTTCCAGAGTGGTAGCTGCtatgaatataaaaaagaataaagatttatATCAAGATGTaacacaagccctagccagttttgcttagtggatagagcatcagcctttggactgaaaggtcccaggttcaattcccagtaggaacATGTGAGGTTTTCCTATTCATTTGCatatcaaatttatattttaaaaattgtccaCAATAAATTGTATTATATACAAGAGTAAACATAAACAttgataactatttttaaaactcaatgaGCTCCATTTTAGTAGAGCTTATTACCATGGAATAAATTATAACTAAAACAAAATAGCAGATTGTATGTTCATAAGAGCAACAAtctatttttcttatataaaaatcaaatttttgccctagccagtttggctcagtggatagagcattggcctgcagactgaagggtcccagatttgattccggtcaagggcatatgctcaggctgtgggcttgatccctagtagggggtggtgtgcaggaggcagccgatcaatgattctctctcatcattgatgtttctatctctctcttccttcctctctgaaatcaataaaaatatatttttaaaaagtcaaattttcAGGAATTGTACCAAAAATCTAAAGAatagtttttaatcctcacccaaggagtgaggatatttttccattgatttttagaaagaatgaaagggagggggaaagggggaaagagagtgagagggagagagaaaaacatcaaggtgagagaaacacattgattggttacctcctgctcTCATCCCAACTggggtcagggattgaacctgcagctgaggtacatgctattgactggaatcaaacccatgacccttcagtccccaggccaatattccaaccactgagccaaactggctagggtgaaagGGACACTTCTTGCCTTACATCATTTCCTTAGGAAGCATGTCCTGTTATATAAAGTAAGACCTAGTCAATGATGAGATAATACACATGTGCTATGAAATTCTTTAGTGCTTTTCTCCATTTATCAGGAGGGATAGTCTGTGTGACTTGCAGGGCAGTGCAGTAGAGTGGAAACCACAATAGTGTCTGAGGCTTGGGTTTGGATGCTGGCTCTGCCATTTCCTATGGGTGTGGCCATGGGCAACTCACTTGACCTGTCTGAGTTCCAGTTTTCTCATAAAAAGGAGAATAAATGAGTATTTCTCCCTTGTACAATTGAGAGACCCAGAGATGTCTGTAATCTCCCTAGTACAAGAAACAAatgatgtgttttattttatacttctttttGTTTCTAAAGTTCTATTTTAAACATATCCTTATATTATTCTATTTCATCCATTCTAAGAAGTATGTTTCCCCCATCCTTTAACATCTCCTAAATCTGGATGTTTCATAATGGATGCCGTCTCCCACTGGCTATCATCCAGGTTGCAGACATAATCAAGTCTTGTGAATACCTGGTACAAATGAGAAAGCATCAGCAACAATGGACAATAAACAATTACCAATGAACTTTGGctaatttaacttaaaattacTACTACAAATCTGACACCAGCACAACAGGATAAAACAGTCtctccactccctctcccctccgcccATCTTTGGAACAAATGATCATTGAAAGAAGTTTAAAACCCTACATTATTCTCATGTCACATCATCATTCCTTGCTCCCTCGTGACAAAGGGAGACTTCATGATGGATGTAATCTCACCCTGATCTGTGAGTGATACCAGAGTTTACCTTCAGGAGCATTAGCTCAGGACCTAACTTCAGGGTCTCTCAGGTCAGGACCACAGGGAATTCTCTGTGAATAAATGGTTTCACATGGCTCCATCTTCTCcgcaaatatttaatgagcaccttCTTCCAGGGAGGGCTCCTCCTACCTCCATCAATGGGAACTGTTCAGGGAAAAATTGAGATTCAACAGAACTAACATTTCCCAAGCAGCTACAATGAACCAGATATtttatgctattttatttatttctcaccatAAGAAATGTGCTATTTGTTAATgcggggttttttttggtttgttttacagatgagggaacagtCTTAGAGAAACTAAGGAATTTCCCAAGGTTATAAACATAATAAGCACATAGATTTAGATGAAGTGTGCCAGGTTTTCAAgacttcttttcctttattataaaactaggggcccggtgcacgaaattcatgcactgggtgtgtgtgtggggggggggagtgtccctcagcccagcctgccccctctcacatactgggagccctcaggcgttgacccccatcaccctccaatcgcaggatcggccccttgcccaggcctgacgcctccgccagaggtgtcaggcttggacaggggacccccatctccccccaatcactggctctggcccccgcccaggcctgaggcctctggcccaggaatcatgcctgggcaggggacccccatctccctctgatcgcttgctccaccccccgcccaagcctgacgcctctgacccaggcttcaggcctgggcaaggggaccatcatatccctccaatccccggctcagccccccgcccaggcctgatgccttggccagaggagttgaccctcatcaccctccgatcaccaatcaccggttcggccccttgaccaggcctgaggcctccggcagaggtgtcatgcctgggcaggggacccccagctccccgcggttgcaggctctgcccaggcctaacgcctctggctgaggcgtccggctcgggcagcggggacccgcagctgcagcggccccgcgatcgtggcctccgctttaggcccaggcaaaggacccctagctcccgggactgccagcttcaaccgtgtccagctcccatcgctggctccacccctacttcctgctatcactggccagggcggcaaaggcgcctgattctccaatcatggctagggggcagggcaaagatggccccagggccgcctttgccctgccccccagctcttagctcccccctgggtttccgatcactgtcagtggcagggggcttcttcctgctttccctttcgcctccctgcattgtgcctacatatgcaaattaaccgccatcttgttggcagttaactgccaatcttagttggtagttaactgccaatcttagttggcagttaactgccaatcatagttggcagttaatttgcatatagccctgattagccaatgaaaagggtattgtcgtacgccaattaccatttttctcttttattagtgtagactagacgcccagtgcatgaaattcatgcacgggaggggggttccctcagcccggctggcaccctctccaatccaaacccctcaggggatgtctgactgccagtttaggcccgcaGCTGTCAGATATctctcttgcaatcctggaccgctggctcctaaccgcttgtctgcctgcctgcctgcctgatcgctcgtAACCACCGCTGCCTGTTGGTCAGAAcgccacctaactgctcccctgctggcttgattgcccctaaccgcttctgcctgctggcctattcaccccctaactgctcccctgctggcctgatcgtcccctaactaccctccccgccagcctgattgcccctaactgacctcccttgctggcctgatcgcccctaactgccctcccctgccggcctgatcgcccctaaccgcctctgcctcggcccccgccactgtggctttgtctggaaggacatccagaagatgtctggtctaattaacatattacccttttattagtatagataactagaggcccgatgcacaaaatttgtgcaagagtaggccttccttccctcggctgctggcactggcttccctctggcaccaggacccgggcttccctcctccagcctccagcaggcacacgggacccaggcttccctccggccccagctttgtccagaaggacgtctggaatgatgtccggcctaattagtatattacccttttattattatagataatatttataaaagaacATATACCAAAAATATTTGATTTATCATATGATTAATTATGATTGAGTATAAgtataataattactttttatcAATTATAATTAattgtgtgccggggtccaaccccagcaggtccaggggtccccaaaggtgtggacggagtcggcgaagaaggaagggcacggagacagcattcagttgatcagcaacctagccaggatctctagcccggatctccagagaggttctgcttcggatttccagcgaggttctgtagccatgttccctcgctaggttctccagccaggttctgtccaggctctccagtcaggttcagtgtccaggttccagtcaggttctcctgccaatctctgtagtcaggttcagtccaggatcccttgccatgttctcccgctaggctctgtctctaggctccgaggccagtccctctccaggatcctccggcatgctctcgccagcgaagttcttctgtctctagagaacgttctgtgtaggttctgtgcctaggctctgtctctcttggtcctgtcttccaagccctgtcttcttagttctgtgttctgagttctgtcttgttacaactgtatttataccagttgattcaatcctatcaatctctattacaaaggttagggcgtttcttatctccattccagggagaaaagattatgtagtttaagcatgattgttcgtagttaaagggattaattacccgcctggcacttagttgaggggttttattccctccctaacttcaggggaaaatccctacctggggattcaacctttctcggagaggtgactttggttaaaacacagcgccaagaaggtgagcaaacatattaagaaaagtatgccatatatgccaggtcccttgaaacagcaaggatggaccggctcccggcaattgtGCAAATAAATATGATATTGACCTTACATTTATAACTCTTTTTATATCTAGTATCATCAGAAGATTTGCAATTTACTCCCGAATCTCTCTTGGAGGAGCTGTACTCAGAGCATGAAGGCCTGGAGGAATTAATAAAGAAGCAAATGCATCCTTTCTCCCGAGGAATTTTGATCCTTTCTAGAAGCTGGGCTGTGGACCTGAACTTGCAAGAGAAACAGGGAGTCATTTGCGATGCTCTGCTGGTAACACAGAACAGCCCCCCCATTCTCTATACCATTCTTGGGGAGCAGGATGCAGATGGGCAGTTGTACTGCACCCGTACCGCCTTTACCTTGAAGCAGAAGCTGGTGAACATGGGGGGCTACACCGGGAAGCTGTGTGTCATGACCAAGGTCCTCCATCTGAGTCCTGAGAGCAATGCAGAGTCCTTTGAAGGTTCAGACTCTCTGATTAAGTACCCTGAGTCCTACTACCTCGCAGACACCAAGCAAATGGAAGCCTTGCTGCAGTCGCTTGTGATTGTCTTGCTCAGCTTCAGGTCTTTCCTGAGTGACCAGCTTGGCTGTGAGATTTTAAATCTGCTCACGGTCCAACAGTATGAGATCGTCTCAAAAAACCTCCGCAAGACCACAGAATTGTTTATCCATGGTTTACCTGGCTCAGGGAAGACAATCGTGGCCATGAAGATCATGGAGAAGATCAAAAATACGATGGGTTGTGAGAAAAATGAAATTCTCTATGTTTGTGAGAACCAGCCTCTGAGGGACTTTATTGGGTAAGCAGTTGGATCTCCCTGACACCAAATGAGGTTCAGTGTGAAATCATTCCATGTCTTCCTCTACTCAAAtcactttgttccttttttaaaaattctcatctgagaatatttatccattgatttttagaaagagtggaagagaaagggaaagacagagataaatattGATGACCTATTcattggttgggggggggggggggtccaggctggaaaggagcctgcaactgaggtacatgaccttgaccagaattgaacctgggacccttcggtctgcaggctgatgctctatccactgagccaaactggctagggtatcACTTTGTTCCTTGACAGTAGGGTGGTAAATTGATCTGTAACAACAGTCCTGTATTTATAGGAGTATACCACAGTAATTTTCCTCCTTTATATATTTGGAGAAAACCTGATtgtgtcttttaatttttacagTAAAAAAGATATCTGCAATGCAGTGACCCGGAAAACCTTCATGAACACAAACTTAAACTTTGAAAAGATTCAACACATCGTCATCGATGAAGCTCAGAATTTCCGCACTGAAGATGGGGACTGGTATAAGACAGCAAAAACCATcactcagagaggaaaggatggcCCTGGGATTCTCTGGATCTTCCTGGACTACTTTCAGACCAGTCACACGGACTGCAGTGGCCTCCCCCACCTCCGATACCAGTACCCAAGAGAAGAGCTCATCAGAGTGGTCCGCAATGCAGACCCAATAGCCAACTACCTACAAGAAATAATGCACGAAGTCAGAGAAAATCCACCACCTAACATCCCCTTCAAGTACCTGAATATATTCAGTGAAGCTGAATGGTCTCAAGGTGTTCCAGGCAACTTAGAGATGAGTGAGCACAAGGATATGGAGCAGATGGTGGATTATATAGCAGGAAAATGCCTTTCACTTTTAAAGGCTGGATATTCCTGCAAGGATATTGCTGTGATTTGCAGCATAGCAAGTgatatacacaaatataaatcTAATCTTCAAAGAGcaataaggaagagaaaaaggtcTCGGCCCAGTGAGGAATCTCAGTCCAGTGAGGAATCTGATCTGTTAGTAGTAGAAAATGCATCAGCTATCATGGGCAATCACATTGTTTTGGACAGTGTCCGTCGATTTTCAGGCCTGGAAAGAAACATCGTGTTTGGGATCAATCTAACAACAGCTGAGCCAGCTGTTTTCCACAATCTTGTCCTCTGTCTGGCTTCCAGGGCAAGGAAACAGCTGTATATTTTGACTCCCTTTGAAGGAATGGCTAACTTTGCATCATTTTAATGATGGTCTTAatttttcctatccatgagcacagtatgTGCTTGTgaagagcggctacagtgtttggacaggttcaagctttggactaatgagagggcacagtcctctcatggtaAAGCCACGtccaagtcccagcttggagggtagagccctcccagcacaaataatagccaacagctatggttgtgagcttgaacctatggtccaaacacgtggccccatgagCCTAAGTGATGTGGgcttcaggtgcatgtaattgagtaggatcgaaaccgacgagaatgttgtaaacatcttgaccacacccttactttgcctcgtggaatctggctatgaAATAAAGACAGGGCTTGTAGTCCATGGCGCTGTCACTAGCTCTCCACCAGAGaggctctccatcagagaggacagtgtcccacccagacccagctttcttctcttgtctgtcttttctcaatccttcaccaccccctctcagggtcaccgaATCTGACTGAGCTGGCGCGGCACATTAGGtgcccaatgtggggctgagtatgccatggccatgctGCTTCGCCACATATGCATCTACTTATTTGTATctccctcaatttctttcttcagtatcttataattttctgattagaggtcttttacctccttggttaaatttattcctaggtaccttatttttgttgttgttgcaatagtaaatgggattttttccttaatttctctttcttatagttcattattggtttataaaaaagCCACAAATTTATGAATATTAATTCTGTATACcactactttgccaaattcatttattagatacAGTAGGgtttttttggtagagtctttagggttttctatatacaatatcattgTCTGCAAAtactgacagttttacttcctcctttccagtttggatgccttgcCTGAGTTAACCCAGCGGAGATCACTCAGGCTGTCCCAGGGCAGACAACCAATCCAACTTATAGAATGTTTGGCTATATAAATGGTTATTGTTTTCTATCTTTAAATTTTGGGTGGATATGTTAAGCAGAAAACACTGATACAATAActtctcaaagagatatctgcacacCATGtctattgcagcattattcacaacagccaagatatagaaacaacctaagtgtctatcaagggttgaatggataaagatgtgggaTACAGACACatgtaaatatttctctctttttcatgtCCAGCACGGCTAGAGAGCGGTctggttcctgagtaggggcggctggggattgagaaaatgaaaaaaagagacaggcacagagatagaaggaaaaagctggggctgggggtgggacagctgttctctgatggagagacagacccagagccaatacagcGTGTTTActttatagtctgattaaaactAGGgagattaacatgtatacaaaggttcttgttttggcaacacttgctgacCTCCCACAGCCAAGTAGCttcttaggaaggaattagggagggctacaaggtcaggcttaattatgctaaaagagctctgccctccaggccaaggcttgaccctagagccgCTTCCTacatacacaatgaaatattattcagccatgagaaagaaggaaatcctgccatttgtgacaacatggatgaatttttgagggcatcatgctaagtgagataagtcagacgaGAAAGTGTACAAATACTGTGtaatgtcacttatatgtggaatctaaaaaaactgAAATGGAGAGAAGAAAAGTGAGTACGGCAGCTGGGGACCAAGGAGTTGGGGAGATGTTGTTTAAGGTTATAAACCGGCATCTAGTagataaaaaagttctggagatctagAAGACAGCATAGTGTATATCATCAATAATTCTGTATTAAAAACATCAAGGTTTCTAAAAGACTAGGTCTTAATTGTTcttaccacaaaaaaagaaatgataattatgtgacttAATAGAGGTGTTAGCTAACACTATGATGGTAATCACACTACAA
The genomic region above belongs to Myotis daubentonii chromosome 16, mMyoDau2.1, whole genome shotgun sequence and contains:
- the SLFN11 gene encoding schlafen family member 11 yields the protein MAHSESRTNMKKHNPSLVVELSFPDLVINIGEVTLGEKNRKKLQKTQRDQEKEKVSQAACALLNSGGGVIRMEMANSDKHLVEMGLDLEESLRTLIQSSDLQAFFETNQQGRCFYIFVKSWNTDFFPEDRFKPRICSLGSSLHLRSGTSVLPMNSREAFRFLETKKRNAKLLGKEPSNKILRVAKQNFHDSNPAHLIFLKDRLEHGEILPFPESQYVEFKQFSTKRTPDRVKDIIPKYISAFANTEGGYLFIGVEDESRKVLGCAEENIKREDLKKEIEDAINKLPRVHFCQSQCQITFTVKFLEVLAKGQLYGYVCVIRVKPFCGAVFSEAPRSWMVKDQEVCCLTTEEWVGMMMDTDPELMKLSKDFESQLSLSSGPPLSRPVFSKKGLEHKEDLQQRLFSVSSEDLQFTPESLLEELYSEHEGLEELIKKQMHPFSRGILILSRSWAVDLNLQEKQGVICDALLVTQNSPPILYTILGEQDADGQLYCTRTAFTLKQKLVNMGGYTGKLCVMTKVLHLSPESNAESFEGSDSLIKYPESYYLADTKQMEALLQSLVIVLLSFRSFLSDQLGCEILNLLTVQQYEIVSKNLRKTTELFIHGLPGSGKTIVAMKIMEKIKNTMGCEKNEILYVCENQPLRDFIGKKDICNAVTRKTFMNTNLNFEKIQHIVIDEAQNFRTEDGDWYKTAKTITQRGKDGPGILWIFLDYFQTSHTDCSGLPHLRYQYPREELIRVVRNADPIANYLQEIMHEVRENPPPNIPFKYLNIFSEAEWSQGVPGNLEMSEHKDMEQMVDYIAGKCLSLLKAGYSCKDIAVICSIASDIHKYKSNLQRAIRKRKRSRPSEESQSSEESDLLVVENASAIMGNHIVLDSVRRFSGLERNIVFGINLTTAEPAVFHNLVLCLASRARKQLYILTPFEGMANFASF